The genomic window GCGCTGCGACGACTGCATCGCCTACCACACGATCCGCTGCGTCGAGCTGGGCGTGAGCAAGGCCGAGATCCTGGAGATCTTCGACGTGGGCCTGATCGTGGGCGGGTCGATCGTCGTCCCG from bacterium includes these protein-coding regions:
- a CDS encoding carboxymuconolactone decarboxylase family protein is translated as RCDDCIAYHTIRCVELGVSKAEILEIFDVGLIVGGSIVVPHLRRAHELLAELLDAKAADD